In one window of Gymnogyps californianus isolate 813 chromosome 9, ASM1813914v2, whole genome shotgun sequence DNA:
- the LOC127019535 gene encoding uncharacterized protein LOC127019535, which translates to MYTSAGKSESLHSSIGLLGISAGSLLLAVHFYSLPRAAPLIPSTALGVLLLILSSLLAYAGIRRSQRNASLFLSLCLTISVFWCGYGVVFILGGQGVLNDTGDFRDALVPGLVTFTLALLIIAVVGFLCREVILAMIASAVSLASAHEVAMRYSTAFGSSAVACNYMIVCLVGGYFALGRILYFLTKEKVALPGTELAKKKKHEQIQSTSGSMNHFTVAGLILNMLSASVFGCRLLGVTGKLFIGQVPWLWAAGIYQIGICILSYRAMDVLMATFFGFTSILKFAGGYCLLYPIWQPEEPSFPTPFLVVFSILFVVLALFLTLKSPVDGLYLLFYVAYCIALACRPKGFFEGGPQGMDVAIFVASALMTLIHLYNVKASTKIPTGKGAVKALLARSSFLKLREGPDLHAPYLGYSKYADAEVLGYACSVLASFAITMTGDPQAPLATVVIPWVVVAGGILKLLGGSVAFARGKTLESSAFILYAVMWIIWGLARYGGLYGTTRSFHAAVGIIAFMLFNGFIVFCTLFLNIAWFFYSLTFLLIAVSFLLDAIHALPAGYDIAATLIFGLVSFYCFLSALFNSIFEGSCLPMGRPIVQLSGVGGGMTKCLHLPARKASSVKRIADILKNGGTCGIPTDTVYVLVAACNRPDAVEKAHHSKHQAQDRPMSLWISSLKQLEPAKHLFSPLLWDFMEAAWPSPISLVVPRGEWVDFLGMKDSAKYVGTPQSIAVRIPDCSVTTHLIDLVGPIVVTSANPTGEADTTHHNQVYAKLGDKVDAVLCDGPSPENIASTVVDCTKIDSGNIGFFRVGIIPKSQVLQILEQVQKKHPLVPNSGTGTTKGQEEHLNHSYAVHNGVGMTASEETVPVQSPNDGCENHTRL; encoded by the exons ATGTACACAAGTGCCGGCAAGT CTGAGTCACTGCATTCCTCCATAGGGCTCTTGGGCATTTCCGCAG GATCACTCTTACTGGCAGTGCACTTCTACAGCTTACCCAGAGCAGCCCCTCTGATCCCCAGCACAGCTCTAGGAGTCCTTCTGTTGATTTTATCGTCTCTTTTGGCGTATGCAG GAATTCGGAGAAGCCAAAGAAATGCCTCCCTGTTCTTGTCTCTCTGCCTGACCATCTCAGTGTTCTGGTGTGGCTATGGAGTGGTCTTCATCCTGGGAGGGCAAGGAGTTTTGAACGACACTGGTGATTTCCGCGATGCCTTGGTGCCTGGCCTGGTCACGTTTACTTTGGCACTACTCATTATTGCAGTGGTGGGCTTCCTTTGCAGAGAGGTCATCCTAGCTATGATTGCTTCTGCCGTCTCACTTGCCAGTGCTCATGAAGTTGCCATGCGTTATAGCACAGCTTTTGGTTCCTCTGCTGTGGCTTGCAATTATATGATTGTCTGCTTGGTTGGTGGTTATTTTGCTCTGGGAAGGATTCTCTATTTCCTAACCAAAGAGAAAGTTGCCCtccctggcacagagctggccaagaaaaagaagcatgaaCAGATCCAATCCACCAGTGGCAGCATGAATCATTTTACAGTCGCCGGTCTGATCCTGAACATGCTGTCTGCCAGTGTCTTTGGCTGTAGGCTCCTGGGCGTCACTGGCAAACTATTTATCGGTCAAGTGCCCTGGCTGTGGGCAGCTGGGATCTACCAGATTGgcatttgcattttatcttACCGTGCAATGGATGTACTAATGGCTACATTCTTTGGTTTCACTTCCATCCTGAAATTTGCTGGAGGCTATTGCCTTCTGTACCCAATCTGGCAACCAGAGGAGCCATCTTTCCCTACTCCATTCCTGGTGGTTTTCTCAATTCTTTTTGTTGTCTTGGctctttttctcactcttaAGAGCCCAGTGGATGGCctgtatttgctgttttatgTGGCCTACTGCATTGCATTAGCTTGCCGTCCCAAGGGATTTTTTGAAGGTGGACCCCAAGGCATGGATGTGGCCATCTTTGTGGCCTCAGCCTTGATGACCCTAATTCACCTGTACAATGTGAAAGCAAGTACCAAGATCCCAACAGGGAAGGGTGCTGTGAAGGCCCTACTTGCTCGCAGCAGTTTTCTGAAGCTTCGTGAAGGGCCAGACCTTCATGCTCCGTATCTAGGGTATTCCAAGTATGCAGATGCAGAAGTACTTGGCTATGCATGCAGTGTCCTCGCTTCTTTTGCTATAACAATGACAGGGGACCCACAGGCTCCACTTGCTACTGTTGTAATTCCGTGGGTAGTGGTAGCTGGTGGGATCCTTAAGCTTCTAGGCGGCTCGGTGGCCTTTGCCCGAGGTAAAACCCTGGAGAGCAGTGCCTTCATTCTCTATGCTGTCATGTGGATCATCTGGGGCTTGGCAAGATATGGTGGCCTCTATGGCACTACCAGAAGCTTCCACGCAGCGGTAGGCATCATTGCTTTCATGCTCTTCAATGGCTTCATTGTCTTCTGCACGCTTTTCTTAAACATCGCCTGGTTCTTTTACTCCCTCACTTTCTTGCTCATTGCTGTCAGCTTCTTGCTGGATGCCATCCATGCTCTTCCAGCTGGCTATGACATTGCTGCCACTCTCATCTTTGGTCTGGTCAGCTTTTACTGCTTCCTGTCTGCCCTTTTCAACAGCATCTTTGAGGGATCCTGCTTACCAATGGGTAGGCCCATTGTGCAGCTTAGTGGTGTGGGGGGAGGAATGACCAAGTGCCTTCACCTGCCTGCCAGGAAAGCTTCCTCAGTCAAGAGAATTGCAG ATATCCTGAAGAATGGCGGGACTTGCGGCATCCCCACAGATACTGTGTATGTGCTTGTGGCAGCCTGTAATCGGCCTGATGCTGTGGAGAAAGCTCACCA CTCCAAGCACCAGGCTCAGGATCGCCCCATGTCACTCTGGATTTCTAGCCTAAAGCAACTGGAACCTGCAAAGCATTTGTTCAGTCCCCTCCTCTGGGACTTCATGGAGGCTGCCTGGCCATCTCCTATTAGCTTGGTGGTTCCCAGAG GTGAATGGGTGGACTTCCTGGGAATGAAGGACTCCGCTAAATACGTCGGTACCCCTCAGAGCATTGCCGTCCGCATCCCCGACTGCTCTGTCACCACACACCTCATCGACTTG GTTGGCCCCATTGTGGTCACATCAGCTAACCCAACAGGAGAGGCAGACACAACACACCACAACCAAGTGTATGCCAAGCTGGGAGATAAG GTGGATGCAGTTCTTTGTGATGGGCCTTCTCCAGAGAACATCGCCTCCACCGTTGTGGACTGCACCAAAATCGACAGTGGAAACATAGGATTCTTCAGAGTCGGTATCATCCCCAAGTCTCAG GTGCTGCAGATACTCGAGCAGGTGCAGAAGAAACACCCGTTGGTTCCTAACAGTGGCACTGGCACCACAAAAGGCCAGGAAGAACATCTGAATCATAGCTATGCTGTGCACAACGGGGTGGGCATGACTGCCTCGGAAGAGACCGTGCCGGTGCAGTCCCCCAATGATGGCTGCGAGAATCACACTCGCCTCTGA
- the LOC127019536 gene encoding glutamine amidotransferase-like class 1 domain-containing protein 3, mitochondrial, whose product MGKRVAVVLAGCGVYDGSEIHESSAVLVHLSREGAQAEVYAPDVDQMHVVDHVKGQPTQEKRNVLVESARIARGNIKDLAKLDVKGLDALIIPGGFGVAKNLSTWATQGKNCIISKEVEDVLKAFHAAKKPIGLCCISPVLAAKVFPGCELTVGHDTECEKWPYAKTAETMKELGCKHVNKHVTEIHVDAKNKLVTTSAFMCNAPIHEIYDGIGKMVKEVVRLA is encoded by the exons ATGGGAAAGAGAGTGGCTGTCGTGCTGGCTGGCTGTGGGGTGTACGACGGGAGTGAGATCCACGAGtcttctgctgtgctggtgCATCTCAGCAGGGAGGGGGCACAG gCAGAGGTTTATGCTCCTGATGTTGACCAGATGCATGTGGTGGACCACGTGAAAGGACAGCCAACTCAGGAGAAGCGCAACGTCCTAGTTGAAAGTGCCAGAATAGCCAGAGGCAACATCAAGGATCTAGCTAAGCTGGATGTCAAGGGGCTGGATGCCCTAATCATACCAG gTGGCTTTGGAGTGGCTAAAAACCTGAGTACTTGGGCTACCCAAGGCAAGAACTGCATCATCTCCAAAGAGGTGGAGGATGTCCTGAAGGCATTCCATGCTGCCAAAAAGCCCATTGGCCTGTGCTGCATTTCCCCAGTGCTGGCAGCCAAAGTCTTCCCAGGCTGCGAGCTGACTGTGGGTCACGACACAGAGTGTGAGAA ATGGCCTTACGCAAAGACTGCTGAGACCATGAAGGAGCTTGGTTGCAAGCATGTGAACAAACACGTCACTGAAATCCACGTGGATGCGAAGAACAAGCTGGTGACCACCAGCGCCTTCATGTGCAATGCCCCCATTCATGAGATCTACGATGGCATCGGAAAAATGGTCAAAGAAGTGGTCAGACTTGCCTGA